GCTTGGATGTTCTGCGCTTCTTTTGATAGGAGTATCGCCAGCTCCAGAAGTGGGTCCATCAtctattctgccattgactgcTCGGTTCTTGGTCCATGGCAAAGTTTCCTCCAGTAAACCATCGACATTTACAATTACTTTGTTATGCAATTCCATGCCACGTTCGTCTCCAGGTGGACTGAGAAATGATGAGGAAATGGGTACATTTTGGACATATGAATCTTGTTCAGTTTTGGAGGGTAAATTGGGTCCTGCCATCTCTATGAAACAACTGTTATAAAGAATGACATTATAGACATCTTGATGTATATTGTTGTGGTAAAACTTCGCAACAAAGGTCTGGTTCAGGAGCAGTGATTTCAAGTAATCAGTCTGGTCTGTAGTCCACCCTGTGCCATTATCTTTTACACCTTCAAGAGAACAGGGATACGTGACAATTGGCATTTTCAGAAATTTTACATGCAGCGGTCTGATATTTCCAATTGGGACCAATTCACTTTCTCCTTCATCCACATGCAAGACTTCTACAGCACCATCGCTAGTCATTGTTTGCTTTAGTAATGAGCGATGCCATTTTCCGGTTATGCCTCTAGCGACACATGGATCCCCGCAGGTCAAAGGCTGTGTCTCTCCTGAATCTGAGCTATCTTCGTAGTGCTGCTGGATCTGTTCTGATAATATCTTCACTGACTTGGAAAAAATTAGGAGTTTGCAAAAAATATATGGATTAGCTACCGCTGTCACGTTAACAGTTTCAAAAGTATCAGTTAACAGTTCTGGGTAAAAGTATTGGTCAGGCTTCTTAAGTTGGGAGCTAACATTCAGATTCTGTTGCTGCGTTATGTGGTCGGCCTCAAGACATTTCTGTACAAGACATTTAAACTCGTCTACTGGCATTTTCTTTGCAACTCCAATCTTACACATATGCTTGGAAATAGTTGGTATGTCAAGGATAATGGTCCTGTCTGGCATCAGCACATGTTGAACCAGTCCCTTAAAAGTCTTGCCAGGCAGGGACTCAAAAAATGTTGTGGCTTTTTCAGGCCAGTTATTCCCAAGGGAGAGGACATTTGCGAGTATGCATGATTCAGTTTCAGGAGGGAGGAGAAAACTGTCATTCTTGCCCCATGCTAAAGCTTCATTTGTGGTGATATGAGGCTGTCCCTGGTCAATCAGAAAAACATTGCAAGCTTCAGTTTGAATCGATACAATCCGAGCTCTGTGCCAGGTGTCACTGATGCAAACCAGACATTGATCCCCTGGGTTTCCTTCTGGTCCataaaacttccttttaggagTCTGAATTTCATCTCTCATCTGGTCATACACATGCTTCTTCCCATTATCCATGTTGACCCTCAATTCCACAAGACCACAAGTGGAGTTTAGGTTTACCCTCGTGATGAGAACTGGTACTTTTGATCCTGGCGTTGGAAGGCCAGGAATTGAACACATTGTGAAACTCAGGAGGTCAAATACacctgcaaaaaagaaaaaaaagaaatgttgaagAAATACAGGCTTTTTAACCATTTTACGCTACCAACCTTTAGAATTTCCGGGACAGTTCAGTAACCACCTGTGCACTTAATCTGCTTAAATGGTCATTTAATTGCATCacgtgtacctaataaactggcaactgagtgtaaaTCAGCACAACAAAAATTCTACTACCTTTCTAGAAATTAAAACCTAGAAGTTCTGGCAGCTGAAGAAAAGATGGAaggcaatgaaaataatttaatttgaactacattttagtgttgtctttttcctcAACGATACATAGTGATATTGCCACGGTCAGCATTTAATGACAACAGTGCTGTCCcgtcattattatcattaacaaatgtaacacttcagcagaggtgttcatttccaaaCAGGCTTAGTGGCTTGACAGTTAACGTCAAGGTGGATTTGATTTGCAAGGGTATTTTGttgacggtaatgttattagtgttataagttAGCAGCACACTTAAACAAGCGGTCCCAGGGTGAGACATAGGAAGACAGCTCTCTTTGCCGGTCAGATCCGAGGTGACATTATGTTCTGCCGTCTGTTCAGAAGtggtgaatttacagctcacagcaagtTAATGATATGGTAtgatatagtgtctggcttttgtttgatatctagTGTCGGCAAAAAGGTTGTTTTATTGTGATTCTTTTGAGTGATTTTAAGCTGGCCTTTCATTGTGAAAGGTAGACACGGAAGAGCCAGCGTTatggcaatgttttttttttctcaaccttTGTTGACATTGTGCAGctgtttagttttatttatagttaaatatccaatgctgtccaaactgctccaaattccaaGTTCATAGAGTATTCAGaaaaccaagtgtgaagtagatcggCTAAATGGTTAAtgagatgtttaaaaaaacatcacacaacagacacacgcacacacacacacacacacacacacatacagagattcCCCGATTTAAAGTTAGATTTAGAAGCAAAATGCCTCATAAAACTTGTGCAAGTTAACAATGTCAGCATCAAGTTACATCAAAGTGACAGCTACCTCTTACAGTATTACAGATTCAAAAGGTTAGTTTACTTATCCCCATTTTTGTTAAGAGTTGTATGTTGCATGCTCGCCAAAAAGGAATTGCAGTATTTACAATTCAAGACACAAAACCTTTAGCTATATCAATCAATTGAAATTTTTTGGTCATCTATATgaattaaaataacattttgtaaaaatggtGGTCACCAGGGTAATAATGAGAAAATTAGGGAAAATGCCTGCTGGTTGATTCAGGCTTAGAAAGCCGTATTGTGCTAATATGAAGTGGCTGTATTCTGGTGAGTGAgcaagtgatttatttttttattttttatttttcatcttgAATGTATAAATGTGAGATTTAAGCCAGTTTTTTCCCCACAATCAAACTGttatgaaaatataaatatatattatataaaatagcCTACTTTAATCAAGAACACACATTGTCTGTGTTAAAAATGCGTTGTTATTATAAGACTCTAAAAGTTATTTTACACCACAATTCACTTTGATAATCTAAAAAAATTTACAGCGTTACATGTCTACATGTGATTCTAAACTGGCTCCAACCTTTCAGTGCAGTTGCAAATCCAGCTCCTCCtgcaaataaatacaataaatacaacttAATATCCCGCTATCTAAGCACACGCTTTACGTTgcttttcagtgtgtgtgtgtgtgtgtgtgtgtgtgtgtgtgtgtgtgtgtgtgtgtgtgtgtgtgtgtgttaaacataATACACTCAATTCTGATTGCCCCACATTTACTCATACCAACTTGTTACATAATTAAACATATGTCGATTGTCTCACCGTTGTGTTTGTTGCAGGCGACTCTTCTCCATTGGGATTTATTATCAGGAGGTGGGGGCGGGCACCACTCACGTGGGTTTTTAAAGGCCTCACATTTCTGGGTGATTAATAATGTCTCGAAGAATAAATGCACGATATTGAGctgaccctttttttttttttttatagtttaaatgtgtttatatgGGTTAAACTCCGAACTCTGCCGAATTAAAGGTTTACATAGTGACCCTTTTATTCCAAAGAAGTTTTAAACTCTCGACGCAGACACAGGTACGCACAGCCAATCACGTAACACTCTTTCAGTTCCGTGTTTGAAGGTGTAGCAACACcctttctttcactgtctataTGGCAACACCCACAACTGCAGTTCAGTTAACAACACTCTGACCAGGAAGTCTTTAGAAGCGCTATACTGTCCCCCCATGTTATTTTTGCGGGCTGCACACCGAACAAGGGTAGGCGAAGTCTATAATAAGCTTGTCATATTTGTTTGTGGTCCAAAAAAGCTAAAGTTGACCTGAAGTTTGAAGTGTTTTGTattcttttgttgctttttagtGGCTGTATTTTGGTCCTAAATCATGCAAAAACGTCGTCACAGACTCCAATGTTTCTTAAAGGGTGCTGAATCGTGGGGAAACACAGCATGTCAACTTGTCTAGATATATCATAACTTAGTTGACTGAGAATAGTGATTCAGAACTATATCATATATCTAtatccacacacaaaaaaaaaaaaaactgttggaaaCACAAACGCCCGCAATAAATTTGTATCTGCAGCTGTCAATAACACCTGCTACAGTTGAGTCTGCTGGTTTCAGGCCGTTGCTTCCTGGCTTAAAATTCAAAAGATCTCTTTTGATGTGACACGCTCACATGTTGAAACCAGTTTTAGTAATTGCGTCGTTTATAAGCTGTTCAGTAGCTATCTTAAAACGTTGCCTTGCTCTAGGTCTGACGTCACATTTTTACACTTCTTAAAACTGTTTCAAAAGTATCACTCAGTTTCACAAAAGGAAGAACTTGAATAACTTGTTTAGGGCTTTAATGGACATAGTTAATGGCTCataatattgtatatattggataatttgtcaaaaataaatcaagAATCGGTGGTTATTTAAAGTCTGCATCTTCCTCAGGATGGACATTGGCAGACATGAAAACCTCagatttaattttttgtcattttcctcaGTTTAACACTAATACACATAAGAAACCGCAAACTTTTTTTGGAGGAATAAGTATGCTGGTATCTGTTTAAGTGTAGGCTACACTATTTAGAAAGTTTTTACCGCATTACCTTGCCATCAGACCAGGGCCGGCTCTAGCCCATTGGCTGCCCTAGGCGATACTGAGATTTGCATGTAATCATTCTGATATACATTATAGGTAAACTATATTTTATGTATTATACTGTAAACTTATATTTGATATATGAACAACAGGCAATATAATGGTCtcagaacatttttttatttttagtaacTTTGGAActttacaaactccaacaacaACTGAATTAGCCATGTGGCTTTAACGTGCCCCTAATTTATACATTGTGCGCTGTCcctgccaaataaatgaaaataagatTTTTCCTTCGTCCATGCTATCGTTTGGGAAAGGTGAAATCTGGATTGGTATGATATGGTCCTCTACTGACTAATTCAGTCCTCACCGTGTCAGACAGGGTTGGCCAGTCAGCAGGATCAATAGGTTCTCCCCTGACGGACTCATGTGGATATCAGAACTTGTTGTGGAGGATAGGGTGTCTGCAGCCTGTAGTGTAGAAGCAGGGCCGGTTGTGTCTCTTGCTCCTTCACCTGAAGGCAAATACATACAATTGATGTTAATCTTTTAATACAAATACATGATGGCAATAGGCAATACACTGACAGATTTTCTCTCTTGTTCATATGTTGAGATTTATCACTGATCTTGTGAGTCATAATATGACAGGCAGTAAATAAATCtaaatcagaattttttttaacaagatcAGTGGTGTTTAATGGAGTGAAcaattattaaaacatttgaaattggCATtagatgtataaatatatataaatatgtataaatcATTGTTCTGTAAGCTTTTAAgtgtaaagtaaaataaagattATTAAATAGACTTACCTACTGCAGGCTCTGCGTCCCAGGTCTGTGTTTCACTGGTTGCTGTGCTAGGTGTGATCCTAGATGTCCCTTCACCTGCAGCTGTATTCAAGCACAGAGTATAACCAGATTAGTGGAgaattcattcaataaaatgcaTGAAACGATCGAGAATGAGGTTGAAAGTCGTAGTTTTACAATGAATGGAAGTGTGAGGTCATATGTTGAGTGTATTTACATAATCTTGAACTATAACAGATGATTATAGCTTTATTAATATGCATTCATAGCCCactactacttctactactaaAACTATTACTACCACCAATaactataataaataaataaataaacaaacttaCAAGGTTCAGAGAGAGGTGGACCTGGGGGATCAGCTGAGCTTTCTTCAGGAGGTGagggtcatttaaaaaaaaaaaaaattagctaGCTTCTACCAGCAATGAAACGCCAACCTCTAACagtcacacaaaacacaattttgatTCAACTTTAGAACTAATGTCTGAGATGAAAATACATACCTCTATACTGGGCTTTcttctcctcatcctcttcGTTTTCGTCCCTGTGCACCAGTTTGGACCTTTTCATTTTGAGAATTAATAttctaactaacgttagcttgatCAAGTGTGCCCATTGCTTTGGGTACTGCGGTGCTTAATCTATGCTCTctttaaagccaccagacttctttgacaaaaacagtcattttatcttgcagaacacaggagttgctgtTCCGCTGCCTCGAGCCGTTAGTTTGTTTATAgttttgtgtgactttggtgttttaaaatggTTAGGAACAAAGAAGCAAACTAACTGAGGCGGTAAGGTTaagtggtgaaaatattctaaatagagTGTACACTtaaaaagatatagatttttttttaggtggttCTTTTTTTAGGTGACTAACATATGTTTAGCTGCTGTTTAGCTTCTATGCTGAgactcctgtctgcttctccaaactgggttAATACACTAATAATACTCTACTTTAGGTAATACACGGACCATGAATAAGTAGGCCTACCTCATACAATCCCATTTCAAATCTTACTAATTTACTAACAGGGGGAAAATCTGTAATAAATTGCAACCCTACAAACTGAACAATAAACtgtaacaaaatatatacattttgtaaACCCTGACTTTAAACGTATAATGTGGCCTAAAGAGTCTCAGTGTGTCTTATAGTAAAGAAATAATAACTGAAATTAGTGTCTTTCTGTTAAATCTATTTCCAGTGATGTTAGTTTCAAAATGAGTAAAAGGAAACTGAAAGTGATCAGTGGTGCGACAGCTGTCAAGAGCTGCAGAGTGACAGCTGTGGGTATGGAAGATGCACCAGATGATAGGAAGCATCAGAGACCTTCCTCCAGCAGCCTCACTCCCTCTGCCACAGTgagtcattccccccccccatcaagCACAAATCCTTTGTCCTTACCAATCTCTCCAGCTCATTAACAGTTGAATATTGTTTGCTACATGTATTTTTAGGGAGATATCGGCGTCATTGAGAGTATCACTCTCAAGAATTTCATGTGTCACCATTTGCTCGGTCCGTTCCAATTTGGGTCCAATGTGAATTTTATCGTCGGCAACAATGGAAGTAAGAACCGGGTTTCTAAATATCATGTGATCTTCTGTTGTCTTTGGCTTGTGTGTCACAGTATTTACTCCTTCAAAACCAAGGCAACTTGATCATCTGTTTTTCCTTGGTGAAATAAATAAGACTGTATTTGATTTTAACAAAGAGGAGTGTACTGTAACCGTAACTGTTGTGTATTAGTATAGACTTAATTACAGAGTGTATCAACCATGCAACTAACAAATATTTCCGTTATCAATTATTCTGCAGATTATTCTTCCATttactttacatttatttaatagtttggtttgtaaaatgtcaaaattcaCCTTTCCCTCGTTTCCTGTCATGTCTCTACTATAGCTGTCTAATAAAGGCATACAAACGGCCCCCCAAAAATAATATTAACATAACTCTCCACAAGTGAAAAGCTGGATCTGGGGAATATTTGGggttttgcttgaaaaattacaACGATTAACCGATTATCAATTTTTTGTGAAATTTTTTTGTCAATCCACTAACCAATGAatcgactaatcgtttcagctctaatCGGCCCTAATTAGGGTTGTCCCCTCTAGGTAGATCATTAGAATAATGAACTAGATGTTTTTAGtcagtttgttgtttttatggGGATCTATTCGTTGCATCATAGTAATATTACACacagattttatttaaatttgtatTGGGATCACAGTTGGTTTCCATAACACAGCACAACACGTGTacatcattttctgtttttatatatatataataaaatatacaataaactAATAGATAAGTTATTTAAATAAGTATATATTGAACGTGAAtaaggaataaataaaaaaaagattatagtGCCTTGTTTTTGATTGGGCATTATATATTTAAAGATGCTTTTGCATAAATGAATGCATCTGCGGAGAGAAAATAACACACAGGTGAttctatgtatgtatttatttacataaaatgTTTAGTTTTGCCTTTGAGCCAGTTTAGTCTGTGGTTTGCTTTCCATGCAGTGATTGAATCTCTTGTCTTTGTTGTTTCTAATTTGATTCTCAGGTGGGAAAAGTGCGATCCTGACTGCTTTGATTGTAGGCCTCGGTGGAAAAGCCACTGTCACAAACAGAGGAGCGTCTCTGAAGGATTTTGTGAAGACCAATGAGAAGTAAGTCACACCCAGTTACACCCAGTGAGAAAGATTCCTCAAAGACAAATAAATCACTATCCTTAAAATGCTGCTGGAAACGCTATAATTTGGTCCTACCGTACTATAACAGTATTATCTGCTCTCTAGTGCTGCAGATATCACAATAAATCTGAAAAACAGAGGACCAGATGCTTATAAAAGGGACGTCTACGGCGACTGTATCTCCATAGAGCACCGGATCTTCAGTGATGGATCTCGAAACTGCAGACTGAAGAGCAAATCAGGTTAGTTTTCCTGAGTTACAGATAATGTCCAAGTCTTATATAACCTTCCCAAAATGTCAGATACACCACACAACTCTCAGTTGGGAACATTCCTCTATAAACTTGCTTGCATGCATTTTATATGCACGACACTGTTGAATGTAAATGTGAGACCTATTTAAATTGACACTTGGACTGATGTTTTTTACAAGTTGTAAATGTCACAGAGTTATTTTGTAAGTAAGGGGTATCTGCGTGGTGTCACTGACTCACCTCAGACTCTGCATGGTTTGCGTTtggatagtctatatccacgacgttccacttccgtgaTTGCTCCGCTTccgtcggaaattccgccggatgtccttcttttcggctgtacacgttccaccaaaacaagttccttcccgaggctactttgcagcagcaccatggctccatccggcgcttagcgtCGCCCGAAACGattttgtgattggtttaaaaaaattggcaataaaccagagcacgtttttctcccgtcccggaatgctgtgtggacttgccagaccctcctcctcagcactgtggaggaagatctggcaatgccagactagcGTTTTCGAAAGACGACGACTGCCTCTGGGACCACTGCGGTGCTTAATTGGCTCCATTCCGTCGGCTTTTACCCAGGAAACGCATGTTCGTGTCCCAGTAGTACTTCTTAAGGAGTACTACTAATCCAAACCACAGTCtattgtctttttgtcttttctttttttaatttttattagtttttcttttctgacaaacaattacaagccacatacacacaatctttttttttctaatctttattagtcgttttggtgcctaaacgtaactgtTGTCCGGTGTTTATGACTGGTATCTCACGGTGACAGTAGCAAAGTTGTGCCGCTGAGTTTCATGCAACTTACATTCTCATCTCAGATTTGAACCACATTAATTGTCTTCTTTCTTGTATTTCAGGACAACTTATCTCAAACAAGAAGGAGGAGCTGACCGGCATTTTGGACCACTTTAACATCCAGGTACTAACACTGTACAGCTCTTTTAAGTTTAAAATGGACATATTTGACATATTACTTAtcttaaattaatattttatattcatgaTTCTTGACTCTTGCAGaacttgttttttcttctctcttacTGCGTTTATTGCTAACTGTTTTGTAGTGAAATTCCTTATATGTGAAAAGCTACTTGGGAATAAACCTGTTTCTGATTCTGGAAAAATCATCAAATTTCTTTAGTTCTGCAACTTTTTAACTTCCAGTGAATGCactcatttcattttctgacattttaaatgtagtaACTGCAACATAAATATACCTGAAAGCCTCAGCagaacatttgttttgtgtattccAGTTGGATAACCCGGTGTCCATTCTCAACCAAGAAATGAGTAAACAGTTCCTGCATTCAAAAAGTGAATCAGACAAGTATAAGGTGCATCACCGCCATTTTTATTCATGAGCTTCAAATCTTAAAATAACGTCTGTATTGAGAGAAGTTACCTTGATCATATTGAAATGAATGTTTCTGGCCTCTTTTCTGCACTTGTCGTTTGTAGTTCTTCATGAAAGCAACTCTGCTGGAACAGATGAGGAGAGATTACGTCCACATCAAGCTCACTAAAACAGTAACACGACAGCAGGTTGAGAGACAGGAGGAGGTACTGTATTTATGATTTATCACATCAGCTCTTTCAGCATCGGTTCAGTGATTTACAGAAGTACATTCTTGATGTTGTCAAGCAAGACATTTTTATTGAGATTGGAAAATGTCTATATTTACTTGaggtattagggctgcacgatatgagaaaaatatctaattaggattattttgactgatattgcaattgATGTATGgtgcacgatattggagggaatgatcatttttgtatcattattctccttttctttgaaaaatattaaaagtaaaaaaattcaaatgattatagtgtgatttatgCGAGGATCTGTGCCAAACAAAgatattttctttagtctgtaggatacaatTTGCAGACCGGGATGTCTCTACAGCACTCaaaatacttaattcagaatggtttgacacatattgtGCCCTTAACAAATATTGTTATTTGataatattgtgcagccctaggaGGTATGgtgtttatttttagtttatctTAAGTTTAAGCACTTCATGTGATCTCAAAACAAGTGTTTTCTTTGGCTTCCTCCTGTGTCCCATTCCATTTATTTCGTTGGTTGTACAATGGATCCTGCTTGTTTTATCAATTCTCTTGTTCTTCTTCCcataaagcactttgtaacttctATTTTGAAAGGTGTTTACATGGATAAAGTTAATCTCTTGGTTGCCTGCTGATTAGTTTGTGCATGAAGAATTTAACACGTACGGTATATTCTTTTTGCCCAAAGAAAATCTAGTCATTAAAGCTCTCGTACATTTTTGTCTTCAGTCTCTCAAGGACCTGAAGCAAGAGTTTCTGCAGAAGAAAGAGAGGTATGAAAAATTGCCGTCCTTCAGTGAGATAAAGGTGGTTTTGGAGAATCTGAAGAAAGCAATGGCCTGGTGTTTGGTAAGAGTTCATCACTGTTTCTTTCAAAACAGagcaaaacatgtatttattataaattCTAAAGAGTGTGTAGGAAGTATGACAGGGAAgaagaaactaaaataaataataatttactaactaaaaaaaaaagaattttcttttttctctcacacTTTTCAATGAGATAAatgtagtcttttttttttttcttcttttttttatcactctcAGGTCAAAGAGAAGGAGCAGTTGGTACGGCAGTTAAAGGAGGACATTGAAAATGAAGCCAATAATTACAAACATCAGGAGAACCTTCAGCTCTGTCAGGTGCGTCATAAGTGCTCCTGTTCTGTTGTTTCCCTTCTTCAAACCATCAAACCTTCGCCACCATATGAACCGGCTgcccttaaagctatagtgcacaaTTGCTGAACAGACATgacaagacaattgtgattattttgactaatattgtgatatgattctCGATATTGGAggaaatgatcatttttgtatcattattcttattttcattgaaaaataatgaaataaaaaaaggattatagtgtgatttttgtgagcatctgtaccaaacaaagattttttctttctaggatatgatttgtaggctgggacgtctgcaccacaatacttaattcagaatggtttgacacatattttgcctttaacaagtTTTGTGCCCCGATAATATTGCGCAGCCCTAATATAAAGCTAATTAAACCTATCAGCTCCataaaactctctctgtatttctcagtatggctatgtttacaaaatggtgtagtccagCGACTTTCGGCGCGCAGCAGCTCGAGTGATGCGTTTAACGTCACCGCTGACAGGACAGGAGCAGTGTTTAACTTTGGCGACAAAGAGGACATACACATTACAAGACAgatacctcttctgaagagtccatcgtgtcctccttggttacaagcaactgtgtggaggaggggtgggggggtgcgcgatcacggaaggcttgcgtcatgtggatgcttcgacagtgttgttgtcattacttagaattcctcatggggggcgacagaaactacgcactgtagctttaaaaaaaaaaaaacttggacgTAATTGATTTTCAGACGTCGTCTTTAAAGGTTAATTTGCTCTTTTTCTTATCTTTACACAGACTAAGGTCACACAAGTAGAAAAGAAGCTTCAGTGCATCAAAAGCAGAGTTACCAGCATGAAAAAGGAACAAGAGTCTCTATCAAAGGACAATCTGAATTTGAAAGAGCAAGTGAAGGCAATCAGCAAAGCTCACAAGGAACAGGAGGTACTGACTGGGGAATATGATAACCTAATATACCAAGTGTATATCATTTACATTGGTTAAAATGGCATGATCTTTTCCTATAGCTCGTTTATTTTCGGGCGCTGAACAAACTCAAACAGTCAGAGCAGGAGCAAAACCTTCTCGAGGAGAaaattaaaaaggcaaaaacaaggTAGGGGAGTAGAAAGGTTAAATGACATATTTACCTtcatacaaatacatacattcagTTGAAATGTTATTCTTTCCTCACTGTGTTTTAGTGCAAGCCTGAACAACGAGGAAGAGACGGAATATAGCGCACAGCAGAAGAAAATATCCAGTCTGAAAGAGCAGCTTGCAGAGCTTGAGAAAAAGTGCTCCCAGCTGAATGAAGAgatcaaaaacaaacatcaggCACTTTACAAAGGAAAGGAAGAACGGGACAAGCTGAGGTACAAGAATATGATATTTGCTTTCACATCAATTGAATCAAACTTGAGTGAGAGCCCAGTTTATCTGCAGTGCAGTGAAATGCCCCCATCAAGGTCTGTTCCTGTTGACTAGATTGGAGGAAAGAAACATCCAGGTTTTGTACGAGTCCAAACTGAGGAGGAAGAATCAGGTCCTCGCCAGTCGATCAAACAAACTGAAGCGGTTTGGAGATCACGTACCCGACCTGCTGGGTGCAATTACTGAGGCGTACGCCACAGGACGCTTTCTCAAGAGACCCGTTGGTCCGATAggtgactttctttttttagtgttttGCTGGCTTGACTTCCTATCTGCATTACTTAGTacttaaataaatagtttgacattttggaacaTATGCTTAATTGCTtccttgctgagagttagatgaaaagatcaaTATCACTCTCATGTCTTTCTGTTTAATATGAAGCAAAAGCCAGCaggctgttagcttagcttagcaaaaagactggaaattggggaaaacagctagcctgactatgtccaaaggtaacaaaatctgcctactagcacctctaaagcttgctaattagcacttcatatcttgtttgtttaatccgtacaaaaagtgatataaaagtGACATGTTGTAGTAGTACGGGGGGACTTTGAGCTGGATTATTTATTGGCCAGGAGCAGTATCTTCCTCAGTAACTTCCTAGCTGCTTCCCAAGTCACTTATTTAATATCTCCTGGCTCCTTGCTCGAACCGGAAGTCGCTCTGGCCCTCTTTCgggaaggccgtctcaaagctcttattcctgccccgaggaACGAGGATCGAGGCttgaggagggatctctgaggagctatgagcaagGA
This region of Sander vitreus isolate 19-12246 chromosome 20, sanVit1, whole genome shotgun sequence genomic DNA includes:
- the smc6 gene encoding structural maintenance of chromosomes protein 6 isoform X2, with protein sequence MSKRKLKVISGATAVKSCRVTAVGMEDAPDDRKHQRPSSSSLTPSATGDIGVIESITLKNFMCHHLLGPFQFGSNVNFIVGNNGSGKSAILTALIVGLGGKATVTNRGASLKDFVKTNENAADITINLKNRGPDAYKRDVYGDCISIEHRIFSDGSRNCRLKSKSGQLISNKKEELTGILDHFNIQLDNPVSILNQEMSKQFLHSKSESDKYKFFMKATLLEQMRRDYVHIKLTKTVTRQQVERQEESLKDLKQEFLQKKERYEKLPSFSEIKVVLENLKKAMAWCLVKEKEQLVRQLKEDIENEANNYKHQENLQLCQTKVTQVEKKLQCIKSRVTSMKKEQESLSKDNLNLKEQVKAISKAHKEQELVYFRALNKLKQSEQEQNLLEEKIKKAKTSASLNNEEETEYSAQQKKISSLKEQLAELEKKCSQLNEEIKNKHQALYKGKEERDKLRLEERNIQVLYESKLRRKNQVLASRSNKLKRFGDHVPDLLGAITEAYATGRFLKRPVGPIGACISLKDPMLAVAVECCLRSFMKAFCCDNYKDEVVLQELMSQYYPRGNRPQIIVSPFSEKVYNIHGRKAHNQEYPSVLDIITASSPVIINCLIDMRGIESILIIREKDKARRVMQQGRPPKNCREAFTVEGDQVYPNRYYTSDISMAKYLGGDLESEISMLESDLENHQAQLSRFQLHVTSVTEDIVSMESELNSTIMTLKKTLVSVNQVKAAITELENAGEEHIDDISSLEEVAQENRQKIEAEKQTVHEAKTELDNHQRTAEDIESKYSSVRDRIDQLSEDTEPLMDEQLKLEAECAKHKRTLKILENKLKAHEDNIQAMRSDITQREEELQEYVAKATEISPERQQVTRSPKSIDAEITRLQKKLEVYESNHGEHEHVVREYAEVLTLYKEKTNQVRDLRRFIDRLDSIMSDRQSRYKTMRPSRSDANYTSTTF